Proteins encoded by one window of Chondromyces crocatus:
- a CDS encoding AraC family transcriptional regulator: protein MPRRPNLISRTPEQLDLQDPRGDVLADVLSVSLLPNALYKCIEARSPWGLRVPTRDRAVFYLVVRGHALLEVDGEPPRTLSTGDVAFIPHGRAHIFRDEAARHLFLVHDGPVCVSTGSARIGGKGALTTFLAGFFPYTGGLRPILLEHAPHAVVLSASRDAPRPWSAATIDLMLAEIASPGPASTLVLQRLADVLFVQVLRWLSTHDGCGLVQALSDPPVHHALNLMHTRVDEPWTVAKLAARVGLSRSGFAQRFTQVVGDPPLQYLARWRMARAAELLRETHDSVAQIAQRVGYESVPSFSKAFKRWQGRSPSHHRVSRS from the coding sequence ATGCCTCGACGTCCAAACCTCATATCCAGGACGCCAGAACAGCTCGACCTCCAGGACCCCCGTGGCGACGTCCTCGCCGACGTGCTGAGCGTCTCCCTGCTCCCGAACGCCCTCTACAAGTGCATCGAGGCCCGCTCCCCCTGGGGACTGCGCGTCCCCACCCGCGACCGTGCGGTCTTCTACCTCGTCGTCCGCGGCCACGCCCTCCTGGAGGTCGACGGCGAGCCCCCGCGCACCCTCTCCACTGGCGACGTCGCCTTCATCCCTCACGGCAGGGCCCACATCTTCCGCGACGAGGCGGCCCGCCACCTGTTCCTGGTCCACGACGGCCCCGTCTGCGTCAGCACCGGCTCTGCCCGCATCGGCGGCAAAGGCGCTCTCACCACCTTCCTCGCAGGCTTCTTCCCCTACACCGGCGGTCTGCGACCCATCCTGCTCGAGCACGCCCCGCACGCCGTGGTCCTCTCCGCCTCGCGCGACGCCCCGCGACCCTGGAGCGCCGCCACCATCGACCTCATGCTCGCCGAGATCGCCTCCCCTGGCCCTGCCAGCACCCTCGTCTTGCAGCGCCTCGCCGATGTCCTCTTCGTGCAGGTGCTCCGCTGGCTCTCCACCCACGACGGCTGCGGCCTCGTGCAAGCCCTCTCCGATCCCCCCGTGCACCACGCCTTGAACCTCATGCACACCCGCGTCGACGAACCCTGGACCGTCGCCAAGCTCGCCGCCCGCGTCGGCCTCTCCCGCTCCGGCTTTGCCCAGCGCTTCACCCAGGTCGTCGGTGACCCGCCGCTCCAGTACCTCGCCCGCTGGCGCATGGCCCGCGCCGCCGAACTCCTGCGCGAGACCCACGACAGCGTGGCGCAGATCGCCCAGCGCGTCGGCTACGAGAGTGTGCCGTCCTTCAGCAAGGCCTTCAAACGCTGGCAAGGCAGGAGCCCGTCGCACCACCGCGTCTCCCGGAGCTAG
- a CDS encoding NmrA/HSCARG family protein encodes MSKATTSDPILVTGGTGKQGGAVARALLAQGVPVRALVRDVEAKGAQALRELGATLVRGDLDDPASLRAACAGVRGVFSVQMPNLKDLGDDTERRQGKNLVEAAQAAGVPQFVHTSVSGAGEHHRQQPGWGSPESNVHYWESKAYTQDLVREGGFRSFTLLKPGFFMENFVRPSFLFANGVEDRLLTMLAPSTVLSLVAMQDIGAAAAAAFADPVGWNGVELELAGDRRSMREIAEVLSEVLGTHIEAPSLTAEEALAQGLWPPFVTSQQRMNEIDSPARPEFARALGLATTDFRTWAKAHMRGVDTVQESRSEA; translated from the coding sequence ATGAGCAAGGCAACGACATCCGATCCGATTCTGGTGACGGGCGGTACGGGCAAGCAGGGGGGCGCGGTCGCACGCGCGCTGCTCGCGCAGGGGGTGCCCGTGCGGGCGCTGGTGCGGGATGTGGAGGCGAAAGGGGCGCAGGCGCTGCGCGAGCTGGGAGCAACGCTGGTGCGGGGGGACCTGGATGACCCGGCGTCGCTGCGGGCTGCGTGCGCAGGGGTGCGGGGGGTGTTCTCGGTGCAGATGCCGAACCTGAAGGATCTCGGAGACGATACCGAGCGGCGCCAGGGGAAGAACCTGGTGGAGGCAGCGCAGGCGGCGGGCGTGCCGCAGTTCGTGCACACGTCGGTCTCGGGCGCGGGGGAGCACCATCGCCAGCAGCCAGGGTGGGGCTCGCCGGAGTCGAACGTGCACTACTGGGAGAGCAAGGCGTACACGCAGGATCTGGTGAGGGAGGGGGGCTTTCGCTCGTTCACGCTGCTCAAGCCGGGGTTCTTCATGGAGAACTTCGTGCGGCCGTCGTTCCTGTTCGCGAACGGGGTGGAGGACCGGCTGCTGACGATGCTGGCGCCGAGCACGGTGCTGTCGCTGGTGGCGATGCAGGACATCGGGGCGGCGGCGGCGGCGGCGTTCGCGGATCCGGTGGGCTGGAACGGGGTGGAGCTGGAGCTGGCCGGGGACCGGCGGTCGATGCGCGAGATCGCGGAGGTCCTCTCGGAGGTGCTGGGCACGCACATCGAGGCGCCGTCGCTGACGGCGGAGGAGGCGCTCGCGCAGGGGCTGTGGCCGCCCTTCGTGACGTCGCAGCAGCGGATGAACGAGATCGACAGCCCAGCGCGACCGGAGTTCGCGCGCGCGCTGGGGCTCGCGACGACGGACTTCCGCACCTGGGCGAAGGCGCACATGAGGGGCGTCGATACCGTGCAAGAGTCGCGTTCGGAGGCGTGA
- a CDS encoding poly(A) polymerase, with protein sequence MRTSEEIYNRIRWDARFEPARFVLGIDMHAAAPKRIPLPAFVPGGDIPWHRIVTIEADGEVIWDRLTGVDCLGETQAGLVRTPQRLRPPFFSPRSAMRWDPAQSGWVKAETPAPTFTPEATSRLRLLTWNTLWDRYDADRIHTAQRRPLLVEALHRADADVIALQEVELPLLEMLLAAGWVRAGYTLSDGPRGRDVDTAGLLLLSRLPVLEVGWHALGPHKAVVAMTVALAGQPLIVAATHLTSDHTHDGPLRRVTELAALSAGLGAVEGDRVLLGDLNDAGRGPAATLGMKDAWLEARGAEDETPTFDPTVNPLAAVSSRSGRALRLDRVLVRGATLRSVAAALEGAAPVSPAGLFLSDHYGVTVDLSVGEEAGEVLDTAPTARTALAWVPTESLWREIQAIRTAHDPQIDRWPPHVNLLFGFAPESSFEAAMPLLSAAAGEVEPFTAVLEGARSFRHSKDATVWLDPAAAGTAPWARLHQALVRRFPRCRGRAEGYTPHLTLGRVDEPARVQAEWTARLGRREAPVGELVLLSRRGDGPMQARAWVALGSGVVRWASEAVAPSATGTARPPAAARPDGSAALVAELEAALPGGVLHVTGSRRLGCALPGGDLDLVAVLPGPVDLDATEARVRAALPDASTLRRVEAIRVPGLELCVAGLDVDLTIVDAGTTPPEEAVARRLELGEAAAMALSAVTDADAVLQAVETTQELAGPTPHTGPARRREAFLILARTVKLWARAKGLDAAPFGGLPGIAWLVLSARTVREARDLEPGRLLASFFGNWAAWDWRSPIALAPSAPAVGAPGDPVRIATPTPPLRSCSDGVSTASLANLSEELYAAWEVVEAALTEGRDPLPDLCAPPLLHRRHAAWAVITVAVTRPEGLPAAVGRMRGRMRALLSAFERAGVTDLRAWPRAFDTAPRLCRHAIGLGQRPPATDAFKKVVGPWAAGLHEVHVEFVEGGAVPTLR encoded by the coding sequence ATGCGCACGAGCGAGGAGATCTACAACCGTATCCGTTGGGACGCGCGCTTCGAGCCTGCGCGCTTCGTGCTGGGCATCGACATGCACGCGGCCGCGCCGAAGCGCATCCCCTTGCCTGCCTTCGTGCCGGGAGGTGACATCCCGTGGCACCGGATCGTGACCATCGAGGCCGACGGCGAGGTGATCTGGGACCGCCTCACGGGCGTGGATTGCCTGGGGGAGACGCAGGCGGGCCTGGTGCGCACACCGCAGCGGCTGCGACCGCCCTTCTTCTCACCGCGCTCGGCCATGCGCTGGGACCCGGCGCAGAGCGGCTGGGTCAAGGCGGAGACCCCTGCGCCCACCTTCACGCCGGAGGCGACCTCGCGGCTGCGGCTGCTCACGTGGAACACCCTCTGGGATCGCTACGACGCCGACCGCATCCACACCGCACAGCGAAGGCCGCTGCTGGTCGAGGCGCTGCATCGCGCGGACGCCGACGTGATCGCGCTGCAAGAGGTCGAGCTGCCGCTGCTCGAGATGCTGCTCGCCGCAGGCTGGGTCCGCGCCGGGTACACGCTGAGCGACGGCCCGCGCGGCCGCGACGTGGACACCGCAGGCCTCCTGCTGCTCTCCCGCCTGCCGGTGCTCGAGGTCGGGTGGCACGCGCTGGGGCCGCACAAGGCGGTGGTCGCCATGACGGTGGCGCTCGCGGGGCAGCCGCTCATCGTGGCGGCCACGCACCTGACCAGCGATCACACGCACGACGGGCCCCTGCGCCGCGTGACCGAGCTCGCCGCGCTCTCCGCAGGGCTCGGGGCGGTCGAGGGGGATCGGGTCCTGCTGGGTGACCTCAACGACGCGGGGAGAGGTCCTGCCGCGACGCTGGGGATGAAGGACGCGTGGCTGGAGGCCCGCGGCGCGGAGGACGAGACGCCCACCTTCGACCCCACGGTCAACCCGCTGGCCGCCGTCTCGTCGCGGAGCGGCCGCGCCCTCCGCCTGGACCGGGTGCTCGTCCGCGGGGCCACGCTGCGCTCCGTGGCCGCAGCGCTGGAGGGGGCCGCGCCGGTCTCGCCAGCGGGCCTGTTCCTGTCCGACCATTACGGCGTCACCGTGGATCTCTCCGTGGGCGAGGAGGCCGGCGAGGTGCTGGACACCGCGCCGACCGCGCGCACCGCCCTGGCCTGGGTGCCAACCGAGTCCCTCTGGCGCGAGATCCAGGCGATCCGGACGGCGCACGATCCCCAGATCGACCGCTGGCCACCGCACGTGAACCTCCTGTTCGGCTTCGCGCCCGAGTCGAGCTTCGAGGCCGCGATGCCGCTGCTTTCGGCAGCAGCGGGCGAGGTCGAACCCTTCACCGCGGTGCTCGAAGGCGCGCGTTCGTTCCGGCACAGCAAGGACGCCACGGTCTGGCTGGACCCAGCGGCCGCTGGCACGGCGCCCTGGGCGCGGCTGCACCAGGCGCTCGTGCGCCGCTTCCCCCGCTGCCGAGGGCGCGCCGAGGGCTACACGCCGCACCTGACCCTGGGGCGCGTGGACGAGCCGGCGCGCGTTCAAGCCGAGTGGACTGCCCGGCTGGGTCGCCGCGAGGCACCTGTCGGCGAGCTGGTCCTGCTGTCGCGGCGCGGTGATGGGCCGATGCAAGCGCGGGCCTGGGTCGCGCTGGGCAGCGGCGTCGTGCGCTGGGCGTCCGAGGCCGTGGCGCCCTCGGCGACCGGCACGGCAAGGCCTCCTGCCGCAGCGAGGCCGGACGGTAGCGCGGCGCTCGTGGCCGAGCTGGAGGCGGCATTGCCCGGGGGCGTGCTCCACGTCACGGGATCGAGGCGGCTCGGCTGCGCGCTGCCGGGCGGTGACCTGGACCTCGTCGCTGTGCTGCCAGGTCCCGTCGATCTCGACGCCACCGAGGCCCGGGTGCGCGCGGCCCTGCCCGACGCCTCGACCCTGCGGCGCGTGGAGGCGATCCGTGTTCCTGGTCTGGAACTCTGCGTGGCGGGGCTGGACGTGGACCTGACGATCGTCGACGCCGGCACGACACCGCCTGAGGAGGCCGTCGCACGGCGTCTCGAACTGGGTGAGGCTGCCGCGATGGCCCTGAGCGCCGTGACGGACGCCGACGCTGTGCTCCAAGCGGTGGAGACCACCCAGGAGCTGGCTGGACCCACCCCTCACACCGGTCCCGCGCGGCGCCGCGAGGCGTTCCTCATCCTGGCCCGCACCGTCAAGCTGTGGGCGCGCGCGAAGGGCCTCGACGCGGCGCCATTCGGCGGGTTGCCGGGCATCGCATGGCTCGTGCTTTCGGCGCGCACGGTTCGCGAGGCACGGGACCTCGAACCCGGGCGCCTCCTGGCCAGCTTCTTCGGGAACTGGGCGGCCTGGGACTGGCGCAGCCCCATCGCGCTGGCGCCCTCGGCCCCGGCGGTAGGGGCGCCGGGGGATCCCGTTCGTATCGCGACGCCGACGCCGCCCTTGCGTTCGTGCAGCGATGGCGTCAGCACCGCTTCGCTCGCGAACCTGTCCGAGGAGCTCTACGCGGCCTGGGAGGTGGTCGAGGCCGCCTTGACCGAAGGGCGCGATCCGCTGCCGGATCTCTGCGCGCCTCCCCTGCTGCACCGGCGACACGCCGCCTGGGCCGTGATCACCGTCGCGGTGACCCGGCCCGAGGGACTGCCTGCCGCTGTAGGCCGGATGCGCGGCCGGATGCGCGCGCTCCTGTCCGCCTTCGAGCGCGCCGGCGTCACGGATCTGCGGGCCTGGCCCCGCGCGTTCGATACGGCGCCGCGGCTCTGCCGCCACGCGATCGGTCTTGGGCAGAGACCACCCGCGACCGATGCGTTCAAGAAGGTGGTCGGGCCCTGGGCGGCCGGTCTGCACGAGGTCCACGTCGAGTTCGTCGAAGGCGGCGCCGTGCCCACGCTGCGCTGA
- a CDS encoding RNA ligase family protein, translating to MRVRYPRTPHLPWSPGATSDDVRAADLSGLEGQEIVVTEKLDGENTTLYRDGLHARSLDSAHHPSRAWMKALHGRIASLIPAGFRVSGENLYARHSIAYEALESWFYAFSVWTGEDRCLDWDATVRFARRLGVPVPPVLWRGTMNVRALRALRLDLSRQEGYVVRTIRGFSRDHFPRSVAKWVRSGHVQTDEHWMLGPVIPNGRGPSAALWDVRSGAAPEAAALRGALRLPADAEELPGARTAERGEAAVVDAAVRLDVLGRRGDARLAGVLGALLHGWPRVTLMTHLPTALGMPLARRVGDLVGLHGRLHAPFPDERRRAGLRLMVRAADLGALHAVAAAALAGQRGADVDAAREQVAWSELHAAEADLLEETPLAALCEGLRSALGDLEADAQDRCWAEAADAWAEGRLHSPEEAAAYGFRWREGQFPRLVVTVGPSGSGKSSFVEQGLSGAAVVSLDALRAARGSRADQDANAEVLREGLERLEGLLAAGRSVVWDATALTAQQRSLPLSVARRRDALTTCAVFLVPRTVLTERNAHRTHRVRDVALAAQLERFAPPYPGDAHRTWYIDASGRVADSEGTLSGPEREEP from the coding sequence ATGCGAGTCCGCTACCCACGTACGCCCCACTTGCCCTGGTCGCCTGGCGCGACCTCGGACGATGTGCGCGCCGCGGACCTCTCGGGCCTCGAGGGCCAGGAGATCGTCGTCACCGAGAAGCTCGACGGCGAGAACACCACCCTCTACCGCGACGGCCTGCACGCGCGGTCGCTGGACTCGGCCCACCACCCCTCCCGCGCCTGGATGAAGGCGCTCCACGGGCGCATCGCCTCGCTGATACCAGCCGGTTTTCGCGTCTCTGGCGAGAACCTCTACGCGCGCCACTCGATCGCTTATGAAGCGCTGGAGAGCTGGTTCTACGCCTTCTCGGTCTGGACCGGGGAGGACCGCTGCCTGGACTGGGACGCGACCGTGCGCTTCGCACGCCGCCTGGGCGTCCCGGTCCCGCCCGTGCTGTGGCGTGGGACGATGAACGTGCGCGCGCTTCGAGCCCTGCGCCTCGATCTGAGTCGGCAGGAAGGCTATGTGGTGCGCACGATCCGGGGGTTCTCGCGCGACCACTTTCCGCGGAGCGTCGCGAAGTGGGTCCGCTCGGGCCACGTGCAGACGGACGAGCACTGGATGCTCGGGCCCGTGATCCCGAATGGCCGTGGTCCGAGCGCGGCGCTGTGGGACGTGCGCTCGGGCGCGGCGCCGGAGGCGGCTGCATTGCGGGGCGCGCTGCGCTTGCCGGCCGACGCGGAAGAGTTGCCCGGCGCCCGGACGGCGGAGCGCGGAGAAGCAGCCGTCGTCGACGCGGCGGTGCGCCTGGATGTCCTGGGCCGTCGCGGTGACGCGCGCCTCGCGGGCGTGCTTGGAGCGCTCCTGCACGGCTGGCCGAGGGTCACCCTCATGACGCACCTGCCCACGGCGCTCGGGATGCCGCTCGCGCGCAGGGTGGGGGACCTGGTCGGGCTTCACGGTCGGCTCCACGCCCCGTTCCCGGACGAGCGGCGTCGCGCCGGCCTCAGGCTCATGGTCCGGGCCGCCGACCTCGGGGCTCTGCATGCCGTCGCAGCCGCCGCGCTGGCCGGGCAGCGCGGGGCGGACGTGGACGCTGCGCGCGAGCAGGTCGCCTGGAGCGAGCTTCATGCCGCCGAAGCGGACTTGCTGGAGGAGACGCCCCTCGCTGCCCTCTGCGAGGGACTGCGCTCGGCGCTCGGCGACCTGGAGGCGGACGCGCAGGATCGCTGCTGGGCGGAGGCCGCCGACGCCTGGGCCGAGGGGCGCCTGCACAGCCCCGAGGAGGCCGCCGCGTACGGGTTTCGTTGGCGCGAGGGGCAGTTCCCGCGCCTGGTCGTGACCGTGGGGCCGTCGGGTAGCGGCAAGAGCAGCTTCGTGGAGCAGGGTCTGTCGGGCGCCGCGGTGGTCTCCCTGGACGCGCTGCGCGCCGCGCGCGGCAGCCGCGCCGATCAGGACGCGAACGCGGAGGTCCTGCGCGAGGGGCTCGAGCGCCTCGAAGGGCTCCTCGCCGCCGGCCGGAGCGTGGTCTGGGACGCCACCGCGCTCACCGCGCAGCAACGCTCGCTGCCGCTCTCCGTCGCGCGGCGAAGGGACGCGCTGACCACCTGCGCGGTCTTCCTGGTGCCCCGGACCGTGCTGACCGAGCGCAACGCCCACCGGACACACCGCGTACGGGACGTGGCGCTGGCTGCCCAGCTGGAGCGCTTCGCGCCGCCGTACCCGGGCGACGCACACCGCACCTGGTACATCGACGCCTCGGGCCGCGTCGCCGATTCAGAAGGCACGCTCTCCGGCCCGGAGCGTGAGGAACCCTGA
- a CDS encoding HNH endonuclease translates to MTALTLMLTPWMVPHQIIPWQDAVTLSFLGKVEVLETYDDEIRSPSLTIRAPAVVRLKRTPGHIKRGVKFSRRNVFVRDDFRCQYCGTQKSAHELNYDHVIPRVQGGKTVWENIVTSCYPCNGKKRGRTPEQASMKLLRHPVKPKWLPQVPVVQLGQRRIPEVWSGYCGDVTAA, encoded by the coding sequence ATGACCGCGCTGACCCTGATGCTGACACCCTGGATGGTTCCCCATCAGATCATTCCCTGGCAGGACGCCGTGACCTTGAGCTTTCTGGGCAAGGTCGAGGTGCTCGAGACGTATGACGACGAGATTCGCTCTCCTTCGCTGACGATCCGGGCGCCGGCGGTGGTTCGCCTCAAGCGGACCCCGGGGCACATCAAGCGCGGCGTGAAGTTCTCGCGCCGGAACGTGTTCGTGAGGGACGACTTCCGCTGCCAGTACTGCGGCACGCAGAAGTCCGCACACGAGCTCAACTACGACCACGTGATCCCGCGCGTACAGGGCGGGAAGACGGTATGGGAGAACATCGTGACCTCTTGCTATCCCTGCAATGGCAAGAAGCGCGGTCGCACCCCGGAGCAGGCGAGCATGAAGCTGCTCCGTCACCCTGTGAAGCCCAAGTGGCTCCCGCAGGTGCCCGTGGTGCAGCTCGGCCAGCGTCGCATCCCCGAGGTCTGGTCCGGCTACTGCGGCGACGTCACGGCAGCCTGA
- a CDS encoding TROVE domain-containing protein, with protein sequence MANYLQHFASLFTRQREKALPEQVQNSAGGFVFALDDWSRLDRWLILGADGGTYYASEQALTVDNARAVQACLASDGARTVKRLVEISTSGRAPKNEPALFALAMAAGDAQLETRKAALQALPLVCRTGTDLFHFARAVEGFRRWGRGLRNAVAGWYLDKPAEALAYQAIKYQQRDGWSHRDLLRLSHPVARTPEQAALFRWITQGLDGMAKETAKGGALSPASLPELVRGFEALRASTNRKQVLALIRQHRFTHEMLLTEWKNDPEVWAALLEHMPQTALVRNLGKMTAVGLLVPGSDAARKVAQQLVDKDRLRKARVHPVALLSALKVYEQGHGERAQKRANALSWTPAREIVDALNEAFYLAFQAMEPTGKKHLLALDVSGSMTCGTIAGVPGLTPRVASAAMAMATARLEPAFTAVGFASGQGLSAPFSSKGVEGLRPLGISPKQRLDDVLKAVDGLPFGGTDCALPMIWAQKNKIEVDTFVVYTDNETWAGNVHPFQALRDYRQAMGRPARLIVVGMTATRFTIADPSDPGMLDVVGFDAAAPRVMADFSRADTSAPAGPATN encoded by the coding sequence ATGGCCAACTATCTTCAGCATTTCGCTTCGCTCTTCACTCGCCAGCGGGAGAAGGCCCTGCCCGAGCAGGTCCAGAACAGCGCCGGTGGCTTCGTCTTTGCGCTCGATGACTGGTCGCGACTCGACCGCTGGCTCATCCTCGGCGCCGACGGCGGCACCTACTACGCCTCCGAGCAGGCCCTCACCGTCGACAACGCCCGCGCCGTCCAGGCATGCCTCGCGTCCGACGGCGCGCGCACCGTGAAGCGGCTCGTCGAGATCAGCACCTCCGGCCGCGCGCCCAAGAACGAGCCCGCGCTCTTCGCCCTCGCCATGGCGGCCGGCGACGCGCAGCTCGAGACGCGCAAGGCCGCGCTGCAGGCCCTCCCGCTCGTCTGCCGTACCGGCACCGACCTCTTCCACTTCGCCCGCGCGGTGGAGGGGTTCCGCCGGTGGGGCCGCGGCCTCCGTAACGCGGTTGCCGGCTGGTACCTCGACAAGCCTGCCGAGGCCCTCGCTTACCAGGCCATCAAGTACCAGCAGCGTGACGGCTGGAGCCACCGCGACCTGCTGCGCCTGTCGCACCCGGTGGCCCGCACGCCCGAGCAGGCTGCGCTCTTCCGCTGGATCACCCAGGGCCTGGACGGCATGGCCAAGGAGACGGCGAAGGGAGGGGCGCTGAGCCCCGCTTCGCTGCCGGAGCTCGTGCGCGGCTTCGAGGCGCTCCGCGCGTCCACGAACCGCAAGCAGGTGCTGGCCCTCATCCGGCAGCACCGCTTCACCCACGAGATGCTCCTCACCGAGTGGAAGAACGACCCCGAGGTCTGGGCGGCGCTCCTCGAGCACATGCCTCAGACCGCACTCGTCCGGAACCTCGGCAAGATGACCGCCGTCGGCCTCCTCGTCCCGGGCAGCGACGCGGCCCGCAAGGTCGCGCAGCAGCTCGTCGACAAGGACCGGCTCCGCAAGGCGCGCGTCCATCCGGTGGCGCTGCTCTCGGCCCTCAAGGTCTACGAGCAGGGCCACGGTGAGCGGGCGCAGAAGCGCGCCAACGCCCTCTCCTGGACCCCGGCCCGGGAGATCGTCGACGCGCTGAACGAGGCCTTCTACCTGGCGTTCCAGGCCATGGAGCCCACGGGGAAGAAGCACCTCCTCGCCCTCGACGTGTCCGGGTCCATGACCTGCGGCACCATCGCCGGCGTCCCGGGCCTCACCCCACGGGTCGCGAGCGCCGCCATGGCCATGGCCACGGCGCGCCTCGAGCCGGCCTTCACCGCGGTGGGCTTCGCCTCGGGTCAGGGCCTGTCGGCCCCGTTCTCTTCGAAGGGCGTCGAGGGGCTCCGGCCTCTCGGCATCTCGCCGAAGCAGCGGCTCGACGACGTGCTCAAGGCCGTGGACGGCCTGCCGTTCGGCGGCACCGACTGCGCCCTGCCGATGATCTGGGCGCAGAAGAACAAGATCGAGGTCGACACCTTCGTCGTCTACACGGACAACGAGACCTGGGCGGGCAACGTGCACCCGTTCCAGGCTCTCCGCGACTACCGGCAGGCGATGGGCCGCCCCGCGCGGCTGATCGTGGTGGGTATGACGGCGACGCGATTCACCATCGCCGACCCGTCCGACCCCGGCATGCTCGACGTGGTGGGCTTCGACGCCGCTGCCCCCCGGGTGATGGCCGACTTCTCCCGGGCCGACACGTCGGCACCGGCAGGGCCGGCTACCAACTAG
- a CDS encoding MFS transporter: MNPWREMRGMPRDLWILAAAILVNRIGSMAVPFLSLYLIRHLGHDTAVAGLMLGSYGAGALLGATAAGRLCDRIGPGSILIGSMLASGGLLLAYPLLRTITALAVVTFALAATAEAFRPASLVVVTALAPRDRRKPAYAFARLAANLGMSIGPIVGGVLSELWFPSLFLVEGATSLLTALLVFVSPLRHRSRGVQMDDVPPSLAGGPASRDPILLALLVGVLLTGMIFFQFDSTLPLYLVRHLEMPGYSFGALITVNTLLIVFLELPLNSATAHWRHVWALGLGATLLGGGFGALALADGPFTLALSVAVWTFGEMILTPAATAAIAERAPVGRMGEYMGLHSTTTGLSFMLGPSAGLLVLNHFGPQVLWPCALAVGVMAALIFGTATAKIPRQTSLQADTVALEAGPVEQMPPEVVPSEDAAARGGAETGLVVSPEAAGSSRLGPSTDVASLRQARQPAPCPSSEPAYDPPPCLDQNGTVRGGQRGSLSSPPSVDAAGRERSPRMQPPRGTRRPTPRAMMASVSRGTSPLQGRSLLAARRRSSGPNLPRRMTRRRLRRRKRGG; encoded by the coding sequence ATGAATCCGTGGCGTGAGATGCGCGGTATGCCGCGGGATCTCTGGATCTTGGCGGCTGCCATCCTGGTCAACCGGATCGGGAGCATGGCCGTACCGTTTCTGTCGCTGTACCTCATCCGTCATCTCGGTCATGACACGGCCGTCGCCGGCCTCATGCTGGGATCCTATGGCGCCGGCGCGTTGCTCGGCGCGACGGCGGCTGGACGGCTGTGCGATCGCATCGGTCCTGGCAGCATCCTGATCGGCTCGATGCTGGCGTCGGGTGGCTTGTTGCTCGCCTACCCGCTCCTCCGCACCATCACCGCGCTGGCGGTCGTGACGTTCGCGCTCGCTGCCACGGCCGAGGCATTCCGACCAGCCAGCCTGGTCGTGGTGACGGCGCTCGCCCCGCGCGACCGCCGCAAGCCGGCCTATGCCTTCGCACGCCTGGCAGCGAACCTCGGGATGAGCATCGGTCCCATCGTCGGCGGTGTGCTCTCCGAGCTGTGGTTCCCTTCCCTCTTCCTCGTCGAGGGCGCCACCAGCCTGCTCACGGCGCTGCTGGTCTTCGTGTCTCCCCTGCGGCACCGCAGCCGTGGCGTGCAGATGGACGACGTCCCTCCGAGTCTGGCGGGGGGACCTGCCTCTCGCGATCCGATCCTGCTCGCGCTGCTCGTCGGGGTGCTGCTCACGGGGATGATCTTCTTCCAGTTCGACTCGACATTGCCGCTCTATCTCGTGCGGCATCTCGAGATGCCCGGCTACTCGTTCGGCGCGCTGATCACGGTCAACACGCTGCTCATCGTCTTCCTCGAGCTCCCGCTCAACAGCGCCACGGCGCACTGGCGGCACGTGTGGGCCCTTGGCCTCGGGGCGACGCTGCTCGGCGGCGGTTTCGGCGCGCTGGCGCTGGCGGACGGGCCCTTCACGCTCGCCCTGAGCGTGGCGGTGTGGACCTTCGGTGAGATGATCCTCACGCCTGCCGCGACCGCCGCCATCGCCGAGCGGGCACCCGTGGGGCGCATGGGCGAGTACATGGGGCTGCACAGCACCACCACGGGGCTCTCGTTCATGCTCGGCCCCTCCGCTGGCCTGCTCGTGCTGAACCACTTCGGTCCTCAGGTGCTGTGGCCCTGCGCGCTGGCCGTCGGCGTGATGGCGGCCCTGATCTTCGGGACCGCGACCGCGAAGATTCCCAGGCAGACATCGCTGCAGGCAGACACCGTGGCGCTGGAGGCAGGGCCCGTCGAGCAGATGCCTCCCGAGGTGGTGCCCTCCGAGGATGCAGCCGCCCGAGGAGGGGCCGAGACGGGGCTCGTGGTGTCGCCAGAAGCGGCCGGAAGCTCACGCCTCGGCCCCTCCACCGACGTGGCGAGCCTGCGGCAGGCTCGGCAACCCGCGCCTTGCCCCTCCAGCGAGCCGGCCTATGATCCTCCCCCGTGCTTGGACCAGAACGGTACGGTGCGAGGTGGGCAACGAGGGTCCTTATCGTCGCCTCCCTCGGTGGATGCAGCCGGACGGGAGCGGAGCCCCAGGATGCAGCCGCCCCGGGGGACACGGCGGCCCACGCCGAGAGCCATGATGGCGAGCGTGTCCAGGGGGACGAGCCCGCTGCAAGGGAGAAGCCTGCTGGCGGCGAGGAGGCGCTCCAGCGGGCCGAACCTCCCGCGCAGGATGACGAGGAGGCGACTCCGTCGGCGGAAGCGCGGCGGGTGA